The following are encoded in a window of Arctopsyche grandis isolate Sample6627 chromosome 4, ASM5162203v2, whole genome shotgun sequence genomic DNA:
- the LOC143911007 gene encoding uncharacterized protein LOC143911007 produces MNAINYQKWIKEKLVPNLQPQSVIVIDNASYHNVMSEPMPTSNSRKADMLAWLRKFNIPYPEKCTKPVLYEIIKNNKQNHQEFVLDKILEAHGHNVLRLPPYHPELNPIELLWGIIKGKVASKNVMFDLKVVEELFRKEAESITIDTFRDVWRHVKKHEEKFIELEPKLDILTDNFTDIIKVEYSDSEYMDSSSDGELSGVEEL; encoded by the coding sequence atgaacGCGATTAATTACCAAAAATGGATTAAAGAAAAGCTTGTTCCAAATTTACAACCCCAATCTGTAATTGTTATTGATAATGCGTCGTACCATAATGTCATGTCAGAACCTATGCCCACATCTAATTCCAGAAAAGCTGACATGCTAGCTTGgttaagaaaatttaatataccttaTCCAGAAAAATGCACAAAGcctgttttatatgaaataataaaaaacaataaacaaaatcatCAAGAGTTTGTACTTGATAAAATCTTGGAAGCTCACGGACATAACGTACTACGCCTACCACCCTACCACCCAGAACTAAACCCTATAGAATTACTGTGGGGCATTATTAAGGGTAAAGTAGCTTCAAAAAATGTCATGTTTGACTTAAAGGTCGTTGAAGAGCTGTTTAGGAAAGAAGCAGAGTCAATCACTATTGATACATTCAGAGACGTTTGGAGACATGTGAAAAAAcatgaagaaaaatttattgaactggaacCAAAACTCGATATTTTAACGGACAATTTCACTGACATTATAAAAGTAGAATATTCTGATAGTGAATATATGGATTCTTCAAGTGATGGAGAATTAAGTGGCGTAGAAGAATTATGA